The DNA region GTCGAAGTCGAGCCGTACGTCGTCGGTGTCGCCGCTGGCGGCGACCGTCAGCGTCCGCTCGTCGGGGTCGACCGCAAACGTCGCGTGGTCGGCCACCAGGTCCGCGGCCCGGACCGCTCGCCGGAGGTCCTCCGCGGCCATCGTCGCGCTCGACGCGGTCGGCCCCGCGTCGACCCACTGGACCTCCCTGACCGCCTCGGCCGCGATCGGCGCGAACGCGTACTCGACCGCGCCGGCACTCACGTCGAAGCGGCCGCCCTCGCCGAGCGCCAGCCGGACCGACTCGCCGTCGGCCAGTGAGACGGCGTCGCCGAGTCGGTCGAGCGCCACGCCGAACGTCGCCTCGTCGGCCTCGTAGGCGTCGAACGCCCCGCGGTCGAGGCGCAACTCGGCCATCGCCACGTCCGCCGGGTCGCGCGCCCGGAAGGCCAGGCCGTCCTCGAACCGCACCCGGCACTCGTCGGCGACCGCCGCCGCGGCGTCGACGGCCGTCGCCAGCCGGTCCCCCCCGACCCGCACGTCGAGGGTCCGGTCGGCCGGGTCCGTCCGCCGGTTCGCTGTCGATTCCGTACCGTCGTCCTGTCGCTGTTCGGGAGTCATGTCTGTGGTCGTCGGCTGGGGAGCAAGCGTTATCCGGCGCGTCGACGA from Halosimplex halophilum includes:
- a CDS encoding beta clamp domain-containing protein (Sliding clamp subunit. Responsible for tethering the catalytic subunit of DNA polymerase to DNA during high-speed replication. Proliferating cell nuclear antigen homolog.) codes for the protein MTPEQRQDDGTESTANRRTDPADRTLDVRVGGDRLATAVDAAAAVADECRVRFEDGLAFRARDPADVAMAELRLDRGAFDAYEADEATFGVALDRLGDAVSLADGESVRLALGEGGRFDVSAGAVEYAFAPIAAEAVREVQWVDAGPTASSATMAAEDLRRAVRAADLVADHATFAVDPDERTLTVAASGDTDDVRLDFDDEALDALDAGAVESLYSVDYLRDIVGAIPDGVAVTVEFVGGDEGGCPLSLEHPFAGGAGTGRWLLAPRIRR